The Acidobacteriota bacterium genome includes a region encoding these proteins:
- a CDS encoding prepilin-type N-terminal cleavage/methylation domain-containing protein, whose translation MQTIQSSRGFSLVEALVALAAGLLVTGGAVVLMNSAMGVSDMVGQRAEMQQNARVGLNLIASDLSQAGTGVPSGGIALPTNEKGNDRSTVRGCGLDETCGSERDWIYEGQMLFSVTPGEGLGQTVDPEVGGTGQPTDIVTLIYRDRALRIDEHPLVRITTSGSEIDVDLRTPVNVPGEGVTRGDVLVLSNANGNAAAVVTNLAADTHNRVIFSASDPLDFNQPSASHGNIAALQNRDDKGKPDGTYPPTRAYRIFVVTYFIDAETYPERPRLMRQVGGHPAEPLAEYVTDLQFTYDIFDPENSAASAGLTDVIDQAALIQKVNASLTARSPGTAKVDKRDQYVTLTTSVSGRNLSFNDRYK comes from the coding sequence ATGCAGACGATTCAGTCCAGTCGAGGTTTCAGTCTGGTGGAGGCCTTGGTTGCCTTGGCCGCCGGGCTCCTGGTCACCGGGGGCGCCGTGGTCTTAATGAACTCGGCCATGGGCGTCAGCGATATGGTCGGCCAGCGGGCCGAGATGCAGCAGAATGCTCGCGTCGGCCTTAACCTCATTGCTTCCGATCTGAGCCAGGCCGGCACCGGAGTACCGTCTGGCGGGATCGCCCTTCCAACCAATGAGAAGGGGAACGACAGATCTACGGTGCGCGGTTGCGGACTGGACGAGACATGCGGATCCGAGCGCGACTGGATATACGAGGGCCAAATGCTTTTCTCCGTGACCCCCGGAGAAGGACTTGGACAAACCGTTGATCCCGAGGTTGGTGGAACCGGCCAACCGACCGACATCGTCACGCTTATCTACCGCGACCGTGCCTTGCGCATCGACGAACACCCTCTGGTCAGGATCACAACGTCGGGCAGCGAAATCGACGTCGACTTGCGTACCCCCGTCAACGTCCCCGGCGAAGGGGTGACCCGCGGCGACGTGCTGGTGCTCAGTAACGCCAACGGAAATGCGGCTGCCGTGGTCACAAACCTCGCGGCCGATACCCATAACAGGGTCATTTTCTCGGCCAGTGATCCCCTCGATTTCAATCAGCCCTCGGCTTCCCACGGCAACATCGCCGCACTGCAAAACCGCGACGACAAAGGCAAGCCTGACGGAACCTATCCGCCCACCCGTGCCTACCGGATCTTCGTGGTCACCTACTTCATCGATGCCGAAACCTACCCCGAGCGCCCCCGGCTGATGCGGCAGGTCGGCGGCCATCCGGCCGAACCGCTTGCCGAATACGTGACCGACCTGCAGTTCACCTACGACATTTTCGACCCGGAGAACTCGGCCGCTTCGGCCGGCTTGACCGACGTCATCGATCAGGCCGCCCTGATTCAAAAGGTCAACGCTTCTCTCACGGCCCGCTCCCCAGGTACCGCCAAGGTGGACAAACGGGACCAATACGTGACCCTGACGACCTCGGTCAGCGGCCGCAATCTTTCCTTTAACGACCGCTACAAATAG
- a CDS encoding prepilin-type N-terminal cleavage/methylation domain-containing protein codes for MNYSNKAVPRTQRGYSLVEIMAVFAMVAIVAAVAVPMMTTAIRESRLNSAHNFVTMEIRRARQAAVDFRRIHRLSVDAQGTITLARQEMPSRDWTVLKSESLPAGIVFATPTGAPGGDSSPDGLGDDAVSFGGGNVVFFRPDGSARDQIGEIVNGIVYVSSEAHPERGKAVTLLGSTGRVKAWVLAENEDGSVEWK; via the coding sequence ATGAACTACAGCAACAAGGCGGTCCCAAGGACACAGAGAGGTTATTCGCTGGTGGAGATCATGGCGGTCTTCGCCATGGTGGCCATCGTGGCGGCCGTGGCGGTTCCCATGATGACCACCGCCATCCGCGAATCCCGGCTCAACAGCGCCCATAACTTCGTCACCATGGAAATCAGGCGGGCCCGCCAGGCGGCCGTCGACTTCCGGCGCATCCACCGGCTCAGCGTCGATGCTCAAGGAACCATCACGCTGGCACGGCAGGAGATGCCCAGCCGCGACTGGACCGTGCTGAAGAGCGAGAGCTTGCCGGCGGGAATCGTCTTCGCGACTCCGACGGGAGCCCCAGGCGGGGACTCTTCACCCGACGGACTGGGGGACGATGCCGTCAGCTTCGGCGGGGGCAACGTGGTCTTCTTCCGTCCCGACGGATCGGCCCGCGACCAAATCGGAGAGATCGTCAATGGAATTGTCTACGTGTCCAGCGAAGCGCACCCCGAGCGCGGCAAGGCCGTCACTCTCTTGGGGTCTACCGGACGCGTCAAGGCCTGGGTTCTGGCTGAAAACGAGGACGGCAGCGTGGAGTGGAAGTAA